A single region of the Salicibibacter cibi genome encodes:
- a CDS encoding TVP38/TMEM64 family protein, translating into MYRKIFVFLFLASLAGTVFLYGEAIAVWIDEHGTESIVLTAALATLMSLFPIIPYPIIGGILGAIYGSFLGSFITWFGSAMASIIMFVFVRFGYQDWGLTIIGKYDAISKVTMLFERNAFMTIFLTRLIPIVPSIIVNIYSALSRVGFWAYTVASSVGKIPSMILFATVGSTIVNNPADLFYIGLFYGSFMLIVYGCFRLWNRYVVKEKSQPAK; encoded by the coding sequence ATGTATCGTAAAATTTTTGTTTTCCTGTTCCTAGCTTCCCTGGCGGGCACCGTCTTTTTATATGGCGAAGCGATCGCGGTTTGGATCGATGAACACGGCACAGAATCGATCGTTCTCACGGCCGCCCTCGCCACACTCATGTCGTTGTTCCCGATCATTCCTTACCCGATTATCGGCGGGATCCTCGGGGCTATTTACGGTTCTTTCCTTGGAAGCTTTATCACCTGGTTCGGATCTGCCATGGCATCCATTATTATGTTTGTGTTCGTGCGCTTCGGCTACCAAGATTGGGGATTAACAATCATCGGCAAGTACGATGCGATTTCCAAAGTGACGATGCTTTTTGAGCGCAACGCCTTTATGACAATCTTTTTAACGCGGCTTATCCCGATCGTCCCTTCGATCATCGTCAACATCTACTCGGCGCTCAGCCGTGTCGGTTTTTGGGCATACACGGTCGCTTCCTCGGTCGGAAAAATCCCTTCGATGATTTTGTTCGCCACCGTCGGGAGCACGATCGTGAACAACCCTGCCGATTTATTCTATATCGGTCTGTTTTACGGAAGTTTTATGCTTATCGTTTACGGTTGCTTCCGTCTATGGAACCGTTACGTCGTGAAAGAGAAAAGCCAACCGGCAAAATAA
- a CDS encoding futalosine hydrolase yields MVKILIMTAVEAEKEAVERGIGEVQNINVALSGVGPAQAAARTAFALTKDDYDMVISAGIAGGFKNRAEVGDVVIGERLIAADLGAESSESFLPIDELGFGSNEIAADASSTQQMSARLRENGQKVRSGTIVTLSTVTGTEDTAAMLMQRFTDARAEAMEGFGVATAAAEKNLSVLEIRTISNLIGLRNKENWNIKEALATLENTGVAIKELFT; encoded by the coding sequence GTGGTAAAAATACTGATTATGACCGCAGTAGAAGCAGAGAAAGAGGCGGTTGAACGCGGGATCGGCGAGGTGCAAAACATTAATGTCGCGCTCTCTGGTGTTGGTCCGGCTCAGGCAGCGGCTCGGACTGCTTTTGCTTTGACAAAAGATGACTACGATATGGTGATAAGCGCGGGAATCGCGGGCGGTTTTAAAAACAGAGCAGAGGTCGGTGACGTAGTTATTGGCGAGCGCCTGATTGCCGCTGACTTAGGTGCGGAATCATCGGAAAGCTTCCTTCCCATCGATGAACTCGGGTTTGGTTCGAACGAGATTGCTGCCGATGCTTCTTCCACTCAACAAATGTCCGCCAGATTACGCGAAAATGGGCAAAAGGTGCGATCAGGTACCATTGTGACACTCTCGACAGTGACGGGAACGGAAGACACTGCCGCAATGCTTATGCAAAGATTTACCGATGCCCGTGCAGAAGCAATGGAAGGATTCGGTGTCGCTACAGCAGCGGCTGAAAAAAATCTGTCCGTCTTGGAAATCCGCACGATTTCCAACCTCATAGGCCTAAGAAATAAAGAAAACTGGAACATTAAAGAAGCGCTTGCCACGCTTGAAAATACCGGTGTGGCAATAAAGGAGTTATTTACATGA
- a CDS encoding Na+/H+ antiporter NhaC family protein: MEFGVLSLLPPMLAIILAIITRNVIPSLFAGVWIGATMLADWNPLAGIYVSFQNFIIPVIGDEGNATILVYVALFGVLIAFFQRTGGAEALAEFISEKVKSRRGAQGGTGGLGILLFIDDYFNALTAGSVMRAVTDRMKVSREKLAYIVDSTSAPTALLVPVSTWVVFVMGLISAQFAEIGISQSEYFAYLSTIPFNFYSIFAVLFVFVIIYLKLDYGPMAKAEFRTMTTGKVQRDGAQPPSADEITQAEPMTSKPKLMNLLIPLIVLLAMIPPLFLWTGGYPENDFVTAIGEADGAISILLAAFTAGILGLIMGLSQKLFSFKEAISIYMGGIKGMVLVFLILILAWSIGDVASEVGTAEYVSNLAQQLFTPAIIPALIFIVSGIVAFTAGTSYGTFAIMIPIAMPIAASLDISMPLVIAAVLSGGVFGDHCSPISDTTVLSSAGSSCDLVDHVYTQLPYALTAGVSGIIAFVIAGYTESIWLSLAVGIIALILLAFLLNRMFGQKMPKEQETNA; the protein is encoded by the coding sequence ATGGAATTCGGAGTTTTATCGTTGCTTCCTCCGATGCTGGCGATCATCCTCGCAATCATCACGCGCAATGTGATTCCTTCCTTATTCGCCGGTGTTTGGATTGGGGCAACGATGTTGGCAGACTGGAATCCGTTGGCGGGCATTTATGTTTCGTTTCAGAATTTTATTATTCCTGTCATTGGGGATGAAGGGAATGCAACCATTTTAGTTTATGTCGCGTTATTTGGCGTCTTGATCGCGTTTTTCCAACGAACCGGAGGCGCTGAAGCGTTAGCCGAATTTATCTCGGAAAAAGTGAAAAGCCGCCGGGGCGCACAAGGAGGTACCGGAGGCTTAGGCATCCTTTTATTCATTGATGACTATTTTAATGCGTTAACTGCCGGAAGCGTTATGCGGGCTGTGACGGATCGAATGAAAGTGTCACGGGAGAAACTTGCCTATATCGTTGATTCTACTTCCGCACCCACTGCGCTGCTCGTTCCCGTTTCCACCTGGGTCGTGTTTGTCATGGGGTTAATCAGCGCCCAATTTGCGGAAATCGGCATTTCCCAGTCGGAATATTTCGCCTATCTATCAACGATCCCGTTTAACTTTTACTCCATCTTTGCAGTCTTGTTTGTTTTTGTCATTATTTATTTAAAACTTGATTATGGACCGATGGCAAAAGCGGAATTCCGTACAATGACGACCGGAAAAGTACAACGTGACGGTGCGCAACCGCCATCCGCGGATGAAATCACCCAAGCAGAACCAATGACTTCCAAGCCAAAATTAATGAATTTACTCATTCCACTAATTGTCTTGCTTGCTATGATTCCACCGTTATTTTTATGGACGGGAGGATATCCGGAAAATGATTTTGTCACCGCCATCGGCGAAGCAGACGGTGCGATATCCATTCTTCTCGCCGCGTTCACGGCAGGGATTCTTGGCTTGATTATGGGGTTGTCGCAAAAATTATTCTCATTTAAAGAAGCGATATCGATTTATATGGGCGGCATTAAAGGAATGGTCCTGGTGTTCCTCATCTTAATCCTTGCCTGGTCCATCGGGGATGTCGCCTCGGAAGTCGGAACAGCGGAATACGTGAGCAACCTCGCTCAGCAGTTGTTTACGCCTGCGATTATACCGGCGCTGATCTTCATCGTATCCGGGATTGTTGCGTTTACAGCCGGTACTTCTTACGGCACCTTCGCGATTATGATCCCGATTGCGATGCCAATTGCTGCTTCCCTGGACATCTCGATGCCGTTGGTAATTGCTGCTGTGCTAAGCGGAGGGGTATTCGGGGATCATTGTTCTCCGATCTCGGATACGACCGTGCTTTCATCTGCAGGTTCATCGTGTGATTTGGTCGATCATGTTTATACCCAACTCCCCTATGCGCTCACCGCGGGTGTGAGTGGAATTATAGCCTTCGTGATTGCCGGATATACAGAATCCATATGGCTGTCACTCGCAGTGGGCATTATCGCCCTGATTCTATTGGCATTTTTATTGAATCGCATGTTCGGACAAAAAATGCCAAAAGAACAGGAAACGAATGCTTAG
- a CDS encoding dicarboxylate/amino acid:cation symporter, translating to MRLSLVTQILIAFILAILFGAIFGEGMFVVEPLGDLFLRLIQFIIVPLVLASLIVGVTSLGSGKQMLRLGGKTVGYFLVTSFIAVTIGLAMGFLFNPGEVADIDEPTEEEVDEELEDAEEEDDDIIDVILNIVPENPIQGMAEAEILQVIFFALALGIGILLVGERAAPVKNFFDALAEIMFKITGGIMKVAPLGVFGILAPVVGEHGLAVLMPLFVVILALAVGCLLHILFIYGGTVRLLGKISPLRFFKGMTPAFLFAFSSASSAATIPLSMKNVQENVGVSNKTSSFIIPFGSTINMDGTALYNGVAVLFIAQFYGVQLSFLEIGTVMIVATLAAIGTAGVPGAGLIMLTITLTAVGLPLEGVALVAAIDRILDMIRTGTNILGDSAAAVYVERSEYKDKAFQSKTNETS from the coding sequence GTGCGACTATCATTAGTCACGCAAATTTTAATCGCATTCATCCTTGCCATCCTATTCGGTGCGATTTTCGGTGAAGGCATGTTCGTTGTGGAACCGCTCGGCGACCTCTTTTTGCGGTTGATTCAATTTATCATCGTTCCGCTTGTGCTGGCCTCGCTCATCGTCGGTGTAACTAGTTTGGGATCCGGAAAGCAAATGCTCAGGCTCGGCGGGAAAACGGTTGGTTATTTTCTTGTCACTTCTTTCATAGCAGTAACCATTGGTCTAGCTATGGGCTTTTTGTTCAACCCCGGCGAAGTCGCCGATATCGATGAGCCGACCGAAGAAGAAGTGGACGAAGAATTGGAAGACGCCGAAGAAGAAGACGATGATATCATTGACGTGATTTTAAACATTGTCCCCGAAAACCCTATACAGGGCATGGCTGAAGCAGAAATTTTGCAAGTCATCTTTTTCGCATTAGCTTTAGGGATTGGCATTCTTCTCGTCGGTGAACGTGCGGCGCCTGTGAAAAACTTTTTTGACGCCCTTGCCGAGATTATGTTTAAAATTACCGGCGGTATCATGAAAGTCGCTCCGCTTGGTGTTTTTGGCATTTTGGCACCGGTGGTCGGCGAGCATGGTTTGGCTGTTTTAATGCCGCTATTCGTCGTTATTCTTGCTCTCGCGGTTGGTTGCTTGCTCCATATCCTATTTATTTACGGGGGCACAGTCCGGTTGCTTGGAAAGATTTCACCGCTAAGGTTTTTCAAGGGGATGACTCCCGCGTTTCTATTTGCCTTCTCAAGCGCGAGCAGTGCGGCCACCATCCCGCTTTCCATGAAAAACGTACAAGAGAATGTCGGTGTGTCCAACAAAACGAGCAGTTTTATCATCCCTTTCGGCTCGACCATAAACATGGATGGAACCGCTCTTTACAACGGCGTCGCGGTCCTGTTTATCGCCCAGTTTTACGGGGTTCAGCTCTCTTTTCTTGAGATAGGCACCGTCATGATTGTAGCCACACTTGCCGCTATCGGCACCGCCGGTGTACCCGGGGCAGGGCTCATTATGCTGACCATTACCCTTACAGCGGTCGGCTTGCCGCTCGAAGGGGTTGCGCTCGTCGCTGCCATCGACCGTATCCTTGATATGATTCGAACCGGCACGAACATTCTCGGGGACAGTGCTGCTGCCGTTTATGTTGAGCGGTCCGAATACAAAGACAAAGCATTCCAATCGAAAACTAATGAAACGTCCTAG
- a CDS encoding CNNM domain-containing protein, with product MGIAIVFLLCASAFFSGSETAMTAANRTKVQTRADNQDRKSQKLLQTLSQPDKFITGILISNNVVNIILPTLVTMVAIELGFNVGIATAILTVTLIVFAEVIPKSISATFPDRIAYTVYPVIRFVLWLLTPFIYLLSKLTGAVIKGLSREEDGTSSISKEELRTMVDIAQTEGAFAQEESHRIKGVLDFYNLNVRDAMKTPRVEIVGIPQDASYEHARDLILANRFTRYPIYRDDMDTIIGVFHSKGLIYWSVDFGQELTQLSDMSPMFVHEFQPIEQVFRQMSKEQKHLAIVLDEYGGTVGLLSHEDIIETMIGQEIEDETDLGNDRLIERLTDTSIICNGKLTLRRLNSVFDTAIPEKEDVLAAFILDELEYIPMEGDAFEYENLMFTILAVEDATLKRIEIKKMPAEDI from the coding sequence ATAGGTATCGCAATAGTGTTTCTTTTATGTGCCTCTGCTTTTTTTTCCGGAAGTGAAACGGCGATGACAGCGGCGAATCGAACGAAGGTGCAAACGAGAGCGGACAATCAAGACCGGAAATCACAAAAGCTTCTGCAAACGCTGTCACAACCGGATAAATTTATTACCGGGATATTGATTAGCAACAATGTGGTTAATATTATCCTGCCAACCCTTGTGACGATGGTAGCGATTGAACTAGGTTTTAATGTAGGTATTGCTACGGCGATATTAACGGTTACCTTAATCGTATTTGCAGAAGTTATTCCGAAGTCAATTTCCGCTACGTTTCCGGATCGTATTGCTTACACTGTGTATCCCGTCATTCGTTTTGTTTTATGGCTTTTGACGCCGTTTATTTACTTGCTATCAAAATTAACCGGAGCTGTTATCAAGGGATTATCGAGAGAGGAGGACGGGACATCTTCGATCTCGAAAGAAGAACTGCGAACAATGGTGGATATTGCCCAGACTGAGGGGGCCTTCGCTCAGGAGGAAAGCCATCGCATCAAAGGTGTACTGGACTTTTATAACTTGAACGTCCGCGATGCCATGAAAACACCGCGCGTCGAAATTGTCGGTATTCCACAAGACGCATCCTATGAGCATGCACGTGACCTTATTCTTGCTAACCGATTTACGCGTTACCCGATTTATCGCGATGACATGGATACCATTATCGGTGTTTTTCATTCCAAAGGGTTGATCTATTGGTCTGTTGATTTCGGTCAGGAATTGACACAACTCTCGGACATGTCCCCGATGTTTGTCCATGAATTTCAGCCCATTGAGCAAGTATTTCGCCAGATGTCGAAAGAACAGAAACATTTGGCGATTGTACTTGATGAATACGGGGGAACAGTTGGCTTGCTCAGCCATGAAGATATCATTGAGACGATGATCGGTCAGGAAATTGAGGATGAAACGGATTTGGGAAATGATCGGTTGATCGAGCGCTTAACGGATACTTCCATCATCTGTAACGGAAAACTTACGTTACGTCGCTTGAATTCGGTGTTTGATACGGCTATTCCGGAAAAAGAAGATGTACTTGCGGCTTTTATTTTAGATGAGCTGGAGTATATCCCGATGGAGGGAGACGCCTTTGAATATGAAAATCTAATGTTTACGATCTTAGCGGTAGAAGACGCGACGTTAAAACGAATTGAAATAAAAAAAATGCCGGCAGAGGACATATGA
- a CDS encoding sulfite exporter TauE/SafE family protein, translating into MVWELLFIVLIVLIGAFVQGASGFGLGLVVMGFLPFMLSVQESTLLVLSFLAVTAVTILIKNYRSVQLKGLILFVVASFAGRILSFFVLTTYGEMDVLKTWLGIFLIALVVYLYFNNKGSVNLKKINPFVPLSLGVLNGFFGGLFAVGGTFLVVYCLYLYKEDKHRYTANVQIVTLMTSSFSLLLHGVNGDFDLSFLLYFAVGVVSVIVGATLGLRWFEKLPVYMIRTIAMLLVLVAGLNLILFS; encoded by the coding sequence ATGGTTTGGGAGTTATTGTTCATCGTCTTGATTGTTTTAATTGGTGCCTTCGTGCAGGGCGCGAGCGGTTTTGGTCTCGGTCTAGTCGTAATGGGATTCCTGCCCTTTATGCTAAGCGTTCAGGAAAGCACATTGCTCGTCTTATCGTTTTTGGCCGTGACGGCAGTGACGATTCTTATAAAAAATTATCGGTCGGTTCAATTAAAAGGGTTGATTTTGTTTGTTGTGGCTTCCTTTGCAGGTCGAATCCTTTCTTTTTTTGTATTAACGACGTATGGTGAAATGGACGTGCTGAAAACCTGGCTCGGAATTTTTCTTATCGCCCTCGTCGTTTACTTATATTTTAACAACAAAGGAAGCGTAAACCTAAAAAAAATCAACCCATTCGTGCCGCTTAGCCTCGGTGTTCTTAATGGTTTTTTTGGAGGACTGTTTGCGGTGGGGGGAACATTTCTCGTCGTTTATTGTTTATACTTATATAAAGAAGATAAACACAGGTATACGGCAAATGTGCAAATCGTTACATTAATGACAAGTTCATTTTCGTTGCTTCTGCATGGCGTGAATGGGGATTTTGATCTGTCGTTTCTGCTTTATTTTGCCGTCGGTGTCGTGAGTGTCATTGTTGGAGCGACATTGGGATTACGATGGTTTGAAAAATTGCCGGTGTACATGATCCGTACCATCGCGATGCTTCTTGTGCTGGTCGCAGGTTTAAATTTAATCCTGTTTTCGTGA
- a CDS encoding MFS transporter: MEQTPLLRNRIFVLLFIAGIFAVVGFSMFLTTVSWYAISELGSATAVGLVLIAATIPRLVMMIFGGVVADKYKKTTIMFTTNLIQAIMLFSMYLFVANDLLTLTVLLVLAGVFGMLDAFFGPASVSLIPKVVPKKQLQRANAIFQGADQIAFIVGPIVAGITMESLGVASSFLIATILVFFSAAIIFPPFLKEAPVDESVPQSPWKDLKEGLAYVRQSSFLLTGLIVLIALNFFVFGALHIAMPLLVDVHGGSPLNLSFMEASLGIGMLLGSFILSVYTIKKRRGAVTIYGLIASLLLFVAFSQVPSLSWLTVFLFFIGFAMVFVYIPFFTVSQEKTENRIMGRVMSIIFLAMNGFDPVSYGIIAGFVSAGIPVQMVLFGLGTIGMMIALVVFFKAKEFREV, translated from the coding sequence GTGGAACAAACACCATTATTACGAAATCGAATATTCGTTCTTCTTTTTATTGCCGGCATCTTTGCGGTTGTCGGCTTTAGCATGTTTTTAACGACGGTCTCCTGGTATGCTATTAGCGAGCTGGGTTCGGCAACTGCTGTTGGTCTGGTTTTAATCGCGGCTACGATCCCCCGCTTGGTGATGATGATTTTCGGCGGTGTCGTTGCTGATAAATATAAAAAAACAACCATTATGTTTACGACAAACCTTATCCAAGCCATCATGCTGTTCAGTATGTATCTGTTCGTTGCCAATGACCTTTTAACATTAACGGTATTGCTCGTGCTTGCCGGTGTTTTTGGGATGCTGGATGCTTTTTTCGGACCGGCGAGTGTATCATTAATTCCGAAAGTCGTCCCGAAAAAGCAATTGCAACGGGCAAATGCGATTTTTCAGGGTGCCGATCAGATTGCTTTTATCGTTGGTCCGATAGTGGCTGGGATAACGATGGAATCGTTGGGAGTGGCTTCCAGCTTTTTGATCGCGACGATCCTCGTCTTTTTCTCGGCGGCTATCATTTTTCCGCCATTTCTTAAAGAAGCGCCGGTCGATGAAAGCGTGCCGCAAAGCCCTTGGAAAGATTTAAAAGAGGGATTGGCTTACGTTCGGCAATCAAGTTTTCTCCTGACCGGGCTTATCGTTTTGATCGCCCTTAACTTTTTTGTGTTCGGCGCGCTTCACATAGCCATGCCGTTACTCGTGGACGTGCATGGTGGCTCGCCGTTGAATTTAAGTTTTATGGAGGCTAGTTTAGGCATCGGCATGCTGCTGGGCAGTTTTATTTTAAGTGTGTATACGATAAAAAAACGACGGGGAGCGGTGACCATTTATGGATTAATAGCGTCTTTGCTTCTTTTTGTGGCCTTTAGTCAAGTGCCGTCTTTATCGTGGCTCACCGTGTTTTTGTTTTTTATCGGCTTCGCGATGGTTTTCGTTTACATTCCTTTTTTTACGGTGTCGCAAGAGAAAACGGAAAACCGGATCATGGGAAGGGTTATGAGTATTATTTTCCTTGCCATGAATGGATTTGACCCGGTTTCTTATGGCATTATTGCCGGCTTTGTATCAGCGGGAATCCCGGTGCAAATGGTTTTGTTTGGATTGGGAACAATAGGAATGATGATCGCGCTCGTTGTTTTTTTCAAAGCAAAGGAATTTCGAGAGGTTTAA
- a CDS encoding alanine/glycine:cation symporter family protein has translation MLEWFEYITGEISDFVWGLPLIILLVGTGLYLTLRLGFYSFRMLPYAFKLTFSKQDKESEGDISHFQALMTSTAATVGTGNVVGVATAVVAGGPGAVFWMWMTALVGMATKYSEAILGVKYRQENARGEMSGGPMYYIEKGLGQKWLAVLFAFFAVFAAIFGIGNMIQANAAADVANDVFNVPVWVTGIIFMILIGLVILGGIKSIGRVVSFIVPFMIVIYVVAGVLLIVFNVDAVGDAFSLIFTDAFTGQAVAGGAIGTVIQMGVARGLFSNEAGLGTGGIAAAAARTDVPARQALISMTQVFIDTIIVCTVTGLALVMADMYMIDIEGAALTAQSFDELLPSFGGIIVAVTLLFFIYSTILGWAYFGEKCFTYLAGTNFTMTYRIVFVLAIFPGATLSLDTVWNLGDTFNALMAIPNLIGLLLLSGVVVKETKRFNEIPAYEKGKTSM, from the coding sequence ATGCTCGAATGGTTCGAATACATAACAGGAGAAATCAGTGATTTTGTCTGGGGTTTGCCATTAATTATTTTGCTCGTAGGTACAGGGTTATACTTAACCCTTCGCTTAGGCTTCTATTCTTTTCGGATGTTGCCTTACGCGTTTAAACTCACGTTTTCTAAACAAGATAAGGAATCCGAAGGAGACATTTCCCATTTTCAGGCACTGATGACTTCTACGGCCGCAACCGTCGGAACAGGAAATGTCGTCGGGGTTGCTACCGCCGTCGTTGCCGGCGGACCCGGAGCCGTCTTTTGGATGTGGATGACCGCCCTTGTCGGGATGGCCACCAAATATTCCGAAGCGATTCTCGGGGTCAAATATCGCCAAGAAAATGCCCGGGGGGAAATGTCCGGTGGTCCAATGTATTACATTGAGAAAGGGTTGGGCCAAAAATGGCTCGCTGTTCTGTTTGCATTTTTCGCCGTATTCGCGGCTATTTTCGGTATTGGAAACATGATTCAAGCAAACGCAGCCGCAGACGTGGCCAATGATGTTTTTAATGTACCGGTATGGGTCACCGGCATCATCTTTATGATTCTGATTGGCTTGGTCATCCTCGGTGGCATTAAGAGCATTGGACGCGTGGTCAGTTTTATCGTCCCGTTTATGATTGTTATTTACGTCGTGGCCGGTGTTTTGCTGATTGTTTTCAATGTGGACGCTGTTGGCGATGCCTTTTCCTTAATCTTTACCGATGCCTTTACCGGACAAGCAGTGGCAGGCGGCGCGATTGGCACAGTCATTCAAATGGGGGTCGCTCGCGGACTCTTTTCCAACGAAGCAGGCCTGGGTACCGGCGGTATCGCCGCTGCCGCTGCCCGTACCGATGTACCGGCCCGCCAGGCCTTGATTTCCATGACGCAAGTATTCATTGACACCATTATCGTGTGTACCGTAACCGGGCTAGCCCTTGTCATGGCGGACATGTACATGATTGATATTGAAGGCGCTGCCCTCACCGCGCAATCTTTTGATGAATTGCTTCCGTCATTCGGCGGCATCATTGTTGCGGTAACGTTACTGTTCTTTATCTACTCAACGATTCTTGGTTGGGCGTATTTCGGGGAGAAGTGTTTCACCTATCTTGCCGGCACCAATTTTACAATGACGTACCGTATCGTTTTCGTTTTGGCGATTTTTCCCGGGGCGACGTTATCGCTCGATACCGTTTGGAATCTCGGGGATACCTTTAACGCCTTAATGGCAATTCCGAACCTCATCGGACTCTTGCTCTTATCAGGCGTCGTCGTGAAAGAAACGAAACGATTCAATGAAATACCAGCCTATGAAAAAGGGAAAACAAGCATGTAG
- a CDS encoding NADH:flavin oxidoreductase, translating to MQRYKDTLFDQEHISNHILKNRYIVGPMTRVSSEADGTPNERVHRYYERFAKGGFAAVMTEGTYPDTMYSQGYENQAGLATEKHAEAWAPIVSDVKAHGAKMIVQLMHAGGQSQGNYYKDTSVAPSPFQPPNPKVEVYGGQGDFPVAKALTKDEIEDVKDGFVRSARLAMSAGFDGIELHGANGYLLDQFLSENINKREDEYGGSIENRLRFLVELIDDVRGAVGEQMMLGIRISQLKATNGAYKWPGGEKDAEVIFSTLGETSVDFIHLSDDDASTPGFGEGTMTMAEAAKKYSGKPIIACGNLSDPETAAQLISDGQCDFVAIARQALANPDTPNRVLENKPLEAFDAGSIMKPKAYVKDHELEKTLIENE from the coding sequence ATGCAAAGATATAAGGATACATTGTTCGATCAAGAACATATCAGTAATCACATTTTAAAAAACCGATATATCGTCGGGCCGATGACGAGGGTAAGTTCCGAGGCTGATGGCACGCCGAATGAACGGGTCCATCGTTATTATGAACGTTTTGCGAAAGGCGGATTTGCCGCGGTGATGACCGAGGGCACGTACCCGGATACGATGTATAGCCAGGGGTATGAAAACCAGGCAGGGCTGGCAACAGAGAAACACGCCGAGGCTTGGGCGCCGATCGTAAGCGATGTAAAGGCGCACGGCGCAAAAATGATTGTGCAACTGATGCACGCCGGCGGTCAATCACAAGGGAATTATTACAAGGATACGAGTGTTGCCCCTTCACCCTTTCAACCACCGAATCCGAAGGTGGAAGTATACGGCGGCCAAGGAGATTTTCCAGTCGCAAAAGCGTTGACAAAAGATGAAATCGAAGATGTGAAAGATGGGTTTGTCCGGTCCGCCCGCTTAGCCATGAGTGCCGGGTTTGATGGGATTGAGCTTCACGGCGCCAATGGCTATCTTCTCGATCAGTTTTTATCGGAGAATATTAATAAAAGAGAAGATGAATACGGCGGTTCCATCGAAAATCGTCTGCGCTTTCTCGTTGAATTAATCGATGATGTGCGAGGAGCAGTGGGAGAGCAAATGATGCTTGGCATTCGCATTTCTCAATTGAAAGCGACGAACGGGGCTTATAAATGGCCAGGTGGAGAGAAGGATGCGGAAGTCATTTTCTCGACACTGGGGGAAACGTCCGTGGATTTTATCCATCTTTCCGATGACGATGCGAGTACCCCCGGCTTTGGGGAAGGAACGATGACGATGGCTGAAGCGGCAAAAAAATATTCCGGGAAACCGATTATTGCTTGCGGAAACCTTAGCGATCCGGAGACTGCGGCCCAACTCATTTCCGATGGGCAATGCGATTTCGTCGCAATCGCCCGGCAAGCGTTGGCCAATCCGGATACACCTAATCGCGTATTGGAAAATAAGCCGTTGGAGGCCTTTGATGCCGGAAGCATCATGAAACCGAAAGCATACGTGAAAGATCACGAGCTTGAGAAAACATTAATTGAAAATGAGTGA
- a CDS encoding VanZ family protein → MRQRSFRIFSWSMFAVYMAVLLYITAFAWNYGASLGPDGPGGRNYNLIPFRSIYRIGVFSPDFWDPLKILIGNVFLFLPLGIFLPLLFRSLRSIGRVTLVGMLLSLVIELYQFAFTLRVSDIDDLVLNTVGVFLGAAMYVAARKMLRRIVVILPVGFSLSRRNGSIDGSNRKR, encoded by the coding sequence ATGAGGCAACGTTCTTTCCGGATTTTTTCTTGGTCGATGTTTGCCGTCTACATGGCGGTGCTTCTATACATTACTGCGTTCGCTTGGAACTATGGCGCCTCTCTGGGACCTGACGGTCCCGGAGGGCGAAATTATAATTTGATTCCCTTTCGAAGCATCTATCGGATTGGCGTTTTCAGCCCTGACTTTTGGGATCCCTTGAAAATATTAATCGGCAACGTTTTTCTTTTCTTGCCGCTCGGTATATTTTTGCCGTTATTGTTTCGGAGCTTGCGAAGCATTGGGAGAGTGACGCTCGTTGGAATGTTGCTCTCGCTTGTCATTGAACTGTACCAATTTGCCTTTACATTGCGCGTGAGTGACATTGATGATCTTGTATTGAACACAGTCGGAGTATTTCTTGGGGCCGCGATGTATGTTGCAGCACGAAAAATGCTCCGGCGCATCGTGGTTATTTTGCCGGTTGGCTTTTCTCTTTCACGACGTAACGGTTCCATAGACGGAAGCAACCGTAAACGATAA